The segment GTACCTGAACAACCTGTTCAACTTCGAGTGGGAGCTGACCAAGAGCCCGGCCGGTGCCCACCAGTGGCGGCCGAAAGACGGCAAGGGCGCAGGCACCGTGCCGGATGCGCACGATGCGGGCAAAAAGCACGCGCCCTCGATGCTCACCTCGGACCTGGCGCTGCGCTTCGACCCGATTTACGGCCCCATCGCCAAGCGCTTCAAGGACAACCCCGACCAGCTGGCCGATGCCTTCGCCCGCGCCTGGTACAAGCTGATCCACCGCGACATGGGCCCGCTGGCCCGTTACCTGGGCCCGGAAATGCCCAACGAAGAACTGCTGTGGCAAGACCCGCTGCCCAAGGCCGGCCCGGTGCCGGGCGAGGCGGATATCGCCGCGCTGAAGGCCAAGGTGCTGGCTTCGGGCTTGAGCGTCGGTGAGCTGGTGGCGACCGCCTGGGCGTCGGCCTCGACCTTCCGCGGTTCGGACAAGCGCGGTGGTGCCAATGGTGGCCGCCTGCGCCTGGAACCGCAGAAAGGCTGGAAGGCCAACGAGGGCGTCGACAAGGTGCTGGAGGCGCTGGAGAAAATCCGCAGCGAAGGCGGCAACAAGATCTCCCTGGCCGACCTGATCGTGCTGGCCGGCAGTGCGGCGGTGGAAAAAGCCGCCAAGGATGCCGGGCACAGCATCAGCGTGCCGTTCCGTCCAGGCCGGGTGGATGCCTCGCAGGAACAGACCGACGTTGAGTCGTTCGCCGTGCTGGAGCCGCTGGCCGATGGCCTGCGCAACTTCAGCAAGGCCCGTTACAGCGTCAAGGCCGAGAAGCTGCTGCTGGACCGGGCCCAGCTGTTGACCCTGACCGCGCCGGAACTGACCGTGCTGGTGGGCGGCCTGCGGGTGTTGGGGGCCAACCATGGTGGTAACCAGCAGGGCGTGTTCACCGACAAGGTCGGGGTGCTGAGCAACGACTTCTTCCGCAACCTGCTGGACATGGGCGTGGAGTGGAAGCCGACCTCGGGTGACAACGAAGCCTTCGAAGGCCGTGATCGCAAGACCGGGCAGGTGAAATGGACCGCCAGCCGCGTCGACCTGGTGTTCGGCTCCCATGCCCAACTGCGCGCATTGAGCGAGGTGTACGGCAGCAGCGATGCCAAGGAAAAGTTCGTCAAGGACTTCGTGGCAGCGTGGGTGAAGGTGATGCAGCTCGATCGCTTCGATCTGCACTAAGGCTGGCGGCCCCATCGCGGGCAAGCCCGCTCCTACAGGTACAGCGCCGGCTCGAGCCTATGCGCAGCCCTGTAGGAGCGGGCTTGCCCGCGATGAGGCCCGCACAGGCGACACAAAAAAGGCCACCTTTCGGTGGCCTTCTTCATTGCAGGTGAGGGCAGGTCAGAACTTGCCATCCAGCCCGATACGGAACATCTCGTTGCGCTCATTGGTGCCCAGCGCGGTCTTGTACGAGAAGCCCAGGCGCCAGCTGCGGCCCAGGGTCAGGTCCAGCCCGGTGTCCAGGTCCATGAAGTTGGTGTCCATCGGGTCGGGCGACAACCGGTACAGCACACCGTCGCTACCCTGGTCGGCGTAGCGCATGCGGTAGTCCTGGTTGCGGCTGAAGTTGTGGCCCCAGGCCAGGCCCACCCGCGGGGTGAGCACGCCAAAGCGGGTGTCGATGTCGTAGCCCGAACGCACCCCCACGAACGAGGTGAAGTAACGCAGGGTCTGCTCCTCGTAGGTCAGGGCATAGGCACCGCCACCGCGCTCGCTGAAGGCGTCGAGCGTGGTGTAGCTGCTGTTGAGCCGCGCATACGGGGCCAGCGACAACGGCCCCTGGCGGTACTCGTAGCTGGCGGTGAGCGAGGCGAACAGCTGGTCGGCATCACGCGAGCCATGGGCATAGCCGTTGGACGGGTCAGCGGTGACGTAGCGGCGCGAATCGAAGCTGATACGGTTGTAGCCGAGCAGCGCATCGATATACACCTCGGACAGTGGGTTGACGCTTAAGTAAGCCGCCAGGCCCAGGGCGTCACCCTCGCTGCGGGTGTCGTGCTCGCCAATGTCGGCGCGGTCGTTGCCGTAGCCAAAGCCCACACCCACCACGGCCCGTGGCGACAGGCGATAGTCCATGCCGGCGCTCAGGCCGTAGGTAGTGAAGCTGTTGTCCTTGGCACCCCGGGCGCGGTTGGAGCCGGTGTTGACGAAGCCGTCGGTCCAGAACGCCAGAGCCTCTTCACGGCATTCGCCGGTGGTGGCACGGGAGCTGTCACGCTCCTGGCGGCGTTTTTCGTCGTCGTCTTCGTCGCCGCCCTTGCCGTTGCCTTCCAGCTCGTCGCGCAGGGCCTTGCCCAGGCCGCCCAGGCTCACGTCATCGCGGCCGTGGCGCACGCTGGCGTTGAACGAGTTGCGGTCACAGGTGGGGCGGTGCAGCTGCTCCAGGCGGCGGTTGAAGTTGTCCATCTGGGTGCTGGCAAAACGCTCGGCTGCCCGCGATTGGGCGTTGAGCAGGCCGATCACTTCGGCGTCCTTGGTCGGGTCGGGGCGTGATTGCACGGCGAAGGTGACGAAGCTTGCCGCCGAATTGCCGCTGGCGGCCAGCAGGCGGAAGCTCACCACCGCGCTGCCGCTGAAGGCCGCGGCCGGGGCGAAGCGCATGGTGAACGGGCCGGTCATGCGTGCGGTACCGGCCGACGGCGGGCTCACCGACAGCAGGGTGGCGCTGGTGAACGGGCCGCCGGTGGCGCCGCGGGTCAGGTCGACTGTGGCGCTCTGGCCCGGCTCTACGGATTCGCTGCTCGGCGGCACCACCACGCTCTGGGCTGCTACTTCCAGGCTGTAGGCGCGGCTGCCGGTGGCGCCGTTGGCGTCGGTGACGGTGACCGTGAAGTTGCTGGTGACCACCACCGTCGGCGTGCCGCTGAGGTTGCCGCCGGCGTCCAGGGTCAGGCCGGCCGGCAGTGCACCGCTGGTCACGATGAAGCTGTACGGTGCGGTACCGCCGCTGGTGCTCAGGCTCTGGCTGTAGGCGGCGTTCTGGGTGGCTGCAGGCAGGGCCGGGGTGGCCGGGGTGATCACCAGGGTGGGCGCCTGCACGGTGATGCTCACGGTTGCCGGTGACGAGCTACCACCGGCGCCGGTGGCGATGTAGCTGAAGCTGTCCGGGCCGGAGTAGCCAGCGGTGGGGGTGTAGCTGATGCTGGTACCGCTCACCGAGGTGGTGCCGTGGGTCGGGGCGCTGCTCACGCTGACGCTGGTGGCGGCACCACCGCTGAGGTTGAGCGTGACCGGGTTGGCCGAACTGTTGGCTGTCACGCTGAGGTTCAGCGGGCCGGCCACTGGCGCCTGGCTGGTGACCACCAGGGTGTAGGCCTGGTCGCCGAAGAAGCCGCTGCTGCTCATGGCGCGCACGGTGAAGTTGCTGTTGCCGGCAGCGGTGGGCGCGCCGCTGAGCAAACCGACCGCCGACAGGTTCATGCCCGCCGGCAGGCTGCCTGCCACTACGCTGAAGGCGTACGAGCCGCTGCTGCCGCTGGCGGTCAGGGTCTGCGAGTAGGCGGAGTTCTGTTGCGCGTTGGTCAGGGTTGCCGGGGTGATGCTGATGGTCGGCGCGGTGACCGTCACGCTGACGGTGGCGGTATTGGACGTACCGCCGGGGCCGGTGGCGTTGTAGGTGAAGCTGTCGGGGCCGGAAAAGCCCGGGGCCGGGGTGAACAGGATGGTCGTGCCGGTGGCGGTGGCGGTGCCGTTGCTGGCATTGGAGACGATGCTCACCTGGCTCACCGAGCCACCGGTGAGGTTCAGGGCGACCGCGTTGTTGCTGCTGCCGCCTTGCACGGTCAGGGTCGAGTTGTTGGCGACGGGTGCCTGGTCGTTGACCGTCACGGCGTAACCCTGCGAGCCGGTTGAGCCGAGGCTGTCGGTGGCGGTGACGGTGAAGCTGTAGTTGCCGCTGCTGGTCGGCGTGCCGCTGACCACGCCGGCGCTGCTGACGGTAATGCCGGGCGGCAGCGAGCCGGCGCTCGACCAGGTGTAGCTGCCGTTGCCGCCGGTGGCGCTCAGGGTTTGGCTGTAAGCCGTACCTGCGTTGAGCGTGCCGAGGCTGGTGGGGGTGATGGCGATGGTCGCGGCTTGCACGGTCAGGCTGTAGGCCTTGCTGCCGGTGGCGTTGTGGGCGTCGGTTGAGGTGACCGTGAAATTGAAGGTGCCGACGGCGCTGGGGGTGCCGCTCAGGGCGCCGCCGCTGGCCAGGCTCAGGCCGGGCGGCACGGCGCCGGAACTGATCACGTAGCTGTACGGCGCAGCACCGTTGGCAGTGCTCAAGGTCTGGCTGTAGGCGTTGCTGGCCGTGGCGTTGGGCAGGCTGTTCGGGCTGATGACCAAGGTCGGCGCGTTGACGGTGATGGTGATCGTCGCGGGCGCCGAAGTACCGCCCGGGCCGGTCGCGGTGTAGGTGAAGCTGTCGCCCCCGGAGTAGCCGGCGTTGGGGGTGTAGGTGATGTTGCTCCCGGAAACGCTGGTGGTGCCCTGGCTTGGCCCGCTGACTACGGCCACGCTGGTGGTGGTACCGCCGCTGAGGTTTAGGGGGATGGGGTTGCCGCCGCTGTTGGCTGCCACCGTGACGCTGACCGCACCGGCCACGGGCGGCGAGGGGGCGATATAGGTGTAGCCGTTGACCAGGGGGCCGGTGCCGCCAGGGGTAGTCACCACCACGTCCACCGCACCGGCGGCATGGGCCGGGGTGGTGGCAGTAATGGTGGTGGCATTGACCACGACAATACCGGTGGCGCTGGTGCCGCCGAAGGTGACGGCGGTGGCACCGCTGAGGTTGGTACCGGTCAGGGTCACGCCGGTGCCGCCGGCGGTGCTGCCGCTGCTGGGGCTGACGTTGCTCAAGGTTGGCGCCGGGTTCACATAGGTGTAGCCGCTGCTCAGGGGCGCCGTACCACCCGGGGTGGTGACCACCACGTTCACCGCGCCTGCGGCATGCGCCGGGGTGGTGGCGGTGATGGTGGTGGCATTGACCACGACAATGCCGGTGGCGCTGATGCCGTCGAAGGTGACGGCGGTGGCACCGCTGAAGTTGGTACCGGTCAGGGTTACGCTGGTGCCGCCGGCGGTGCTGCCAGTGTTGGGGCTGACGCTGCTCAGGGTAGGCGTTGGCGCCACATAGGTGAAGGTCTGGGCGGCCGACGAGCCATCAGGGGTGGTGACCACCACATTGACCGCCCCCGCAGCGTGGGCCGGGGCGGTGGCGGTGATGGTGGTGTCGCTGTTCACGCTGAAGCTGGCGTCGGTGCCGTCGAAGGTAACCTTGGTGGCGCCGGTGAAGCCGCTGCCGATGAGTGTCACGCTGGTGCCGCCCGCAGTGCTGCCACTGCTGGGCGCGAGGCTGTTCAGGGTCGGCCCGCCGGTGATGTCGATGGTATAGGTGGCGGTCCCGGCCATGTCCCAGACGCTGTCCCACGCCGATACGGTGAACTGCTGGGCCAGGCCGACCTTGGTCGGAGTACCACTGATGGTGGCGGTGCCAGTGCCTGCGGTGAAATCGATGCGCAGGCCGTCTGGCATGCATTTGAGCGTGGGCGGATCAACGTTGTTGTCGCATTCGTACCAGTCGGTGTAGGGCGGGGTGCCACCAGACGCGGTGAGTACAATGTTCAATGCCACACCCACCGGATGCGACCCCAGGTGGGTACCGGAGGCTGGCGAGATGGTGGGGGCGGCCTGTGCCTGGGCGGCGAATGCCTGTGCCAGCAAGGCCAGCCAGAACATGGCCAGCAGCCTGGCGAAACGGTGAATGTCGAATATTCGTGAAGTCATCATGTGGCGTCCTGCCGGGCACCAGGGGCGGTGTCGGGCTGCTGGAAATGTCATGGGCCGGCGAAGGTGCCGGCCGTGCCTGGGTGGGTGCCCGGGGTCAGTCGTCCATGGCAAGCCCGCCTGTAACCTGGGGTTGCCGGGAGACCCTGCGCATCTGCAGGTAAGGGCCTTGCAAGGCCAGGGCCTCGAAGCCGGCGCGCTCATACAGGCGGCGTGCCGGGCTGAAGGGTTCGACGCTCAGTGTGCATGGCTTGCCGGTGCTGTCGGCCAGTGCCAGCACGGCGTCGAGCAAGGCACTGCCAAACCCTTGCTGCTGATAGGCTGGCAGCAGGGCCACATCCACCAGGCGCACCTCTTGCTCTGCACACAGCACGCACAACCGGCCGATCGGCTGGCCACGCTGCTCGATGATCATGAAAGCGGCATCAGCGTAGTGCCGGGCGTAGTGCTGTTGTTGCAGGTCGGCCTGGCTGTGCAGAAAGGCCAGCCGCTGCTGGTCGTTCCACCCAGGAGCGGCCAGGGTTTCCTGCCAGCGACGGCTGACGAACAGTTCGCGTAGAAACGCCGCGTCATCCCCGACCTGCGGGCGCAGGTCGGGGATGACGCGGTGTGTCTGGCTGGCGTTGAGCCAGCCGATCAGGGCGCTGGGTCCGGTTTTGGCGGCCATATTCCTTCCGTGGCGATGGCGTAAACGAGCGTCAGGTACGGCTGCATGTTGTCCCGTGGCGCAGCCGTCGGGTTGGTGTTGCCGCCGTTGCCGATGGTTTCGCTGGTCAGGGTGTAGCCCTCGGCCGCAGGCGTGGCGTTATACAGCAGCACCGAGCGTGGTTGGCTCAGGTAGACATTGTTATCGGGTGCATCCACTGAGGTCGCGCCATCAAGGCCGTTGTTGAGTGCGATCAGATGGCTGTGCGAGGCCAGGTGGCTGGAGTCGAGGGTGACGGTTTCGGCCCCTATCAACTGGCCCTGAGTGCGTGGCGTCAGGCCAGTGCCGGTGCCCTTGTGCATGGCCACCCGGCCGTTCAGGTTGGGCACGCCAAAGGTATTCACGGCGTCACCGCCGTATTGCACACCTAGCAGTGAGAACAAGCTGGTGAAGCGTCGCAGGGGGAGTAGCGAGCCGTCGCACAATGCCCAGCCGCTGGGAACGAAGTTGTAGGGGAACAGCCTGATTTCGCCGAGGAACGGGTCCATGTTGCACCTCCTGGTAGTGAAGTAAGGCTGAGCCTCAGGATTGGGTCGGGTAGTACCCGTTCACACAGATGATGTAGTTGATGACGGTCGAGGCCATCACGTTGTTGTGGGGCGTTGCTGTGTGGTTGTAGGTGGTGACCGCCGCAGGGTTCAGCGTGACCATGTTGGTGGTGGCCGTGGCAGTGTTGTACAGCCCGCGCATCTGGTTCACAGGGGTGAAAATGCCGAAGCTGCGGGTGTTGGTGTTGCTGCTGTCGGCTGGCGTGATGCTGGTGGCGGGCGCGGCATTGACGCTGAAGGGGTGCTGGTGGGGCGGCGTATTTTCAGCGGCCAGCGTTACCATCTCGGTGCCGAAAGTCTGGCCCAGCGTACGCGGCGTGAGGCCCGTACCGTTGCCTTGGCCGACCACCACGCGCCCACGCAGGTCGGGCAGCATGAAGTTTTCGCGGCCATCGCCGCCGTAGGTGATGCCAATCAGGGAGTACAGTGCCTGGTAATCGGTGATCTTCAGGATGCTGCCATCGCAGGCAAGCCAGTCGACCGGGGCGTAGTTACCGGCAAACAGGCGGATTTCCCCAACATATGGTTCAGACATTTCATGCCCCTCATCAGGCTTGTTTTCAGTTATCCGCGGCTGGGGTAGAGGCCATTGGCACAGATGCAGTAGTTCAACACTACCGATGGCTGCACGTTGGGCGCTGGTACGCCGTTGCCGGGGACGACCGTATTGGCGTTGATCGGCGTGCGGCCTGTGGCGCTGGCAGTGACATAGACATTGCCAGCGTTATTACCGTTGGTCAGCAGCAGGCTGGCACCCGGGAAATTATTGGCCGGGCCGGCGTTGCCGCTGGTGGCCGAGCTGACACGCAAGGTGTGGTTGTGCAGCGGCACGATGGATGCCGGAATGGCCGAAGTCTCGCCACCCTCATACTCTCCCAGCGGGTGGGCGCTGGTTGGCGCAGTGGGCACTACGGTGCCAATGGCGACACGCCCGCGCAGGTCGGGCAGTTTGAAGGTGGTGCGACCGTCACCGCCGTAAAGGTTGCCAATCAAGGAGAACAACACCTGGTTCTGGCTGATGGTCAGGGTCTGGCCATTACAAGGCAACCAGTTCCTGGGTACCCAACTCATCGTAAACAGGCGGATCTCACCTACAAAACCATCCATAACTGCGCACTCCGTGGTTTGAAACTGCAGACACCGAAACGACACCCCTTCATGGCGAAGGTGGTCGAATAAAAGAACTAACCTGAAAGTTGTGGTGCTTTCATGCCGGGTTCGATTGAAATCGACCGGGCATTCTGGTGCTTGGGCGGTGTGAGCGATCCTTCCGTGGGCTCAGGGGAAATGCCGGTGCAGGCCTGAAAAAGCCATGGCATTACAAGGGAGATTGAATCCTAGCGCGAGATGATGGGCAATTGCCATCATCTGCAAAGAAAATTTTGAACTTAATGTTCAAACGAGTGTACGAGCGCTGATGGGCGTCTTGAATTTGACGTCAATAATTTTTAATTGTGCGCAAAAAATTGTTGGCGTAATTATTTTTTTGTCATTAAACGAGTTGCTGACAGTTCAATGTCTCGGCAAGTCATTGTTTTGTCGCGAACTGTGGGTACGCGTAATGTTTTGATTGAACGCCAGCCTGTAGTAGCCTCATCGTCGGCAAGCCGGCGATGAGGGCTTCGGTGTTGTTTGTACGCTTCAGGCCGAGTCTGCCTGGCCTTGCGCGTCACTGCCGGGCTCGTCATGCAGCGACACCCGCGAGGTTTCTGGCAGCGCCAGGCCGCCGATCAATGCCAGCAGTGCAATCACCACCAGGTAGAACGCCGGTGCCAGGCGGCTGCCGCTCTGCTCGATCAGCCAGGTGGCCACCAGCGGTGCGGTGCCGCCGAACAGGGTGTAGGCGACGTTGTAGGTGATTGCCGAGGCGGTATAGCGGCTGCGAGTGGGGAAGCACTCTGACAGCAGCGCGGCGGTGACCACCCCGCTCAGCAGTGCGCCGATGGCCAGCAGGACTACCCCCAGCAGGGCGCCGCTGAGGGAGCCGGAACTGGCCAGCCAGTAGGCCGGGAACACCGCCACCATCACCCAGATGCAGGTGAAGCCGATGGTCCGCCTGCGGCCAACGCGGTCACTGAATGCCCCGGCCAGCGGGCAGCCGGCGGCGGCGAACAGCAGTGCCACGGTGGACACCAGCAGCGCCTGGGCGCGGCTTAGCTGGCCGACGGTCTGCAGGTAGGTGGCGAAGTAGGTGGTGAACATGTAGAACGAGAGCGCCGTCAGCGAAATGAACGCGCCGAGGTTGCGGATGGTGCGGCCATGGTGGCGCAGAGTGTCGGCCAGCGGCGAGTGGGCGTGCTGCTTGCCTTCGGCGATGGCCTGGCGAAACGCCGGGGTTTCTTCCATGCGCCAGCGCAGGTACAGCCCCACCAGACCCAGCGGCGCGGCCACCAGGAACGGGATGCGCCAGCCCCAGGCGTTCATGGCCTCTGCGCTGAGGCTGGCTTCCAGGCCATAGGCGATCACCGCCGCGCAGGCGAATGCCGAGAAGGTCGATACGGGCACGAAGCTGCCGTAGAACGCGCGTTTGTTTTGGGGTGCGTGTTCCATCAGGTAGGCGCAGGCGCCGGCGTACTCGCCACCGGCGGAAAACCCCTGCAGGCAGCGGGCCAGGGTGAGCAGCACCGGGGCCAGTACGCCGATGCTGGCGTAGGTTGGCAGCAGGCCGATCAGGGTGGTGGAGCCGGCCATCAGCAGGATGGTCAGCGAGAGGATGCGCTTGCGCCCGAGCCGGTCGCCGAGGGCGCCGAACACGATGCCGCCGAGCGGGCGTAGCGCGAAGGCCACGGCGAACACGGCGAAGGTCTTGAGCAGGGCGACGCTTGCGCTTTCGCCGGTGAAGAACTGGCTGGCGATCAGGGTGGCGAGGAAGCCGTAAACCGCAAAGTCGAACCACTCGACGAAGTTGCCGATGGCGGAGGCGGCGATGACTTTGCGCAGGGTGGCGGGTGGGACCTCATGGGGGGTGGACATAGGTGTGCTCTCCGATGGTCTGGCAGCTTGGGCTTGAGCGGTGCGCGCTGTTGTTTTTGTTGTTGTTGGGGCAGTAGAGCGTGTGGGGAGGGGGTGTGCTTCGTTGGGGGCGACGTTGGGATATCTGTTTGCACCGGGGTGTGGGTTTTCTGGGGCCTGACGGCGGGTATATACCCGGTGACTTTGATTTCTTGGCGTGAAACTTTAATTTTGAATTGAATTGAATTGAATTGAATGGGTTTGTTTTGGGCTTGGTTATTGTTTGTTTTGAAAATTGTATGCGCATTCATTATTTGTAGTGACGCTTATTCACCTTTCCGCCCTTACGGCGGGTAACTTTTTGAAGCATCAAAAAGTCACCAAAAAATGCTCGCTCCATTCATCCGGCCCCTGCGCTTCGCTCCGGGGTTCCCTCACTCCGGGCTTGCTCCGGGGGTACGCGCCGACGGGCCGTCCC is part of the Pseudomonas fakonensis genome and harbors:
- a CDS encoding phage tail protein; this encodes MDPFLGEIRLFPYNFVPSGWALCDGSLLPLRRFTSLFSLLGVQYGGDAVNTFGVPNLNGRVAMHKGTGTGLTPRTQGQLIGAETVTLDSSHLASHSHLIALNNGLDGATSVDAPDNNVYLSQPRSVLLYNATPAAEGYTLTSETIGNGGNTNPTAAPRDNMQPYLTLVYAIATEGIWPPKPDPAP
- a CDS encoding MFS transporter; the protein is MSTPHEVPPATLRKVIAASAIGNFVEWFDFAVYGFLATLIASQFFTGESASVALLKTFAVFAVAFALRPLGGIVFGALGDRLGRKRILSLTILLMAGSTTLIGLLPTYASIGVLAPVLLTLARCLQGFSAGGEYAGACAYLMEHAPQNKRAFYGSFVPVSTFSAFACAAVIAYGLEASLSAEAMNAWGWRIPFLVAAPLGLVGLYLRWRMEETPAFRQAIAEGKQHAHSPLADTLRHHGRTIRNLGAFISLTALSFYMFTTYFATYLQTVGQLSRAQALLVSTVALLFAAAGCPLAGAFSDRVGRRRTIGFTCIWVMVAVFPAYWLASSGSLSGALLGVVLLAIGALLSGVVTAALLSECFPTRSRYTASAITYNVAYTLFGGTAPLVATWLIEQSGSRLAPAFYLVVIALLALIGGLALPETSRVSLHDEPGSDAQGQADSA
- a CDS encoding GNAT family N-acetyltransferase, with amino-acid sequence MAAKTGPSALIGWLNASQTHRVIPDLRPQVGDDAAFLRELFVSRRWQETLAAPGWNDQQRLAFLHSQADLQQQHYARHYADAAFMIIEQRGQPIGRLCVLCAEQEVRLVDVALLPAYQQQGFGSALLDAVLALADSTGKPCTLSVEPFSPARRLYERAGFEALALQGPYLQMRRVSRQPQVTGGLAMDD
- a CDS encoding phage tail protein translates to MDGFVGEIRLFTMSWVPRNWLPCNGQTLTISQNQVLFSLIGNLYGGDGRTTFKLPDLRGRVAIGTVVPTAPTSAHPLGEYEGGETSAIPASIVPLHNHTLRVSSATSGNAGPANNFPGASLLLTNGNNAGNVYVTASATGRTPINANTVVPGNGVPAPNVQPSVVLNYCICANGLYPSRG
- the katG gene encoding catalase/peroxidase HPI; the protein is MSNESKCPFHQTAGGGTSNRDWWPDQLNLRILHQHSAKSSPDPEFDYAKAFKSLDFQALKQDLTALMTDSQDWWPADFGHYGPLFVRMAWHSAGTYRIGDGRGGAGSGQQRFAPLNSWPDNVSLDKARRLLWPIKQKYGNKISWADLIVLTGNVALESMGFKTFGFSGGRADVWEPDEDVYWGSEKVWLGGDTRYGKAQPPGKGDLVAEPAKRPEETSRTLQGERNLENPLAAVQMGLIYVNPEGPEGNPDPVASGKDIRETFGRMAMNDEETVALIAGGHAFGKTHGAGPADNVGPEPEAAGLELQGLGWANKFGSGKGGDTITSGLEVTWTSTPTQWSNEYLNNLFNFEWELTKSPAGAHQWRPKDGKGAGTVPDAHDAGKKHAPSMLTSDLALRFDPIYGPIAKRFKDNPDQLADAFARAWYKLIHRDMGPLARYLGPEMPNEELLWQDPLPKAGPVPGEADIAALKAKVLASGLSVGELVATAWASASTFRGSDKRGGANGGRLRLEPQKGWKANEGVDKVLEALEKIRSEGGNKISLADLIVLAGSAAVEKAAKDAGHSISVPFRPGRVDASQEQTDVESFAVLEPLADGLRNFSKARYSVKAEKLLLDRAQLLTLTAPELTVLVGGLRVLGANHGGNQQGVFTDKVGVLSNDFFRNLLDMGVEWKPTSGDNEAFEGRDRKTGQVKWTASRVDLVFGSHAQLRALSEVYGSSDAKEKFVKDFVAAWVKVMQLDRFDLH
- a CDS encoding autotransporter domain-containing protein — its product is MMTSRIFDIHRFARLLAMFWLALLAQAFAAQAQAAPTISPASGTHLGSHPVGVALNIVLTASGGTPPYTDWYECDNNVDPPTLKCMPDGLRIDFTAGTGTATISGTPTKVGLAQQFTVSAWDSVWDMAGTATYTIDITGGPTLNSLAPSSGSTAGGTSVTLIGSGFTGATKVTFDGTDASFSVNSDTTITATAPAHAAGAVNVVVTTPDGSSAAQTFTYVAPTPTLSSVSPNTGSTAGGTSVTLTGTNFSGATAVTFDGISATGIVVVNATTITATTPAHAAGAVNVVVTTPGGTAPLSSGYTYVNPAPTLSNVSPSSGSTAGGTGVTLTGTNLSGATAVTFGGTSATGIVVVNATTITATTPAHAAGAVDVVVTTPGGTGPLVNGYTYIAPSPPVAGAVSVTVAANSGGNPIPLNLSGGTTTSVAVVSGPSQGTTSVSGSNITYTPNAGYSGGDSFTYTATGPGGTSAPATITITVNAPTLVISPNSLPNATASNAYSQTLSTANGAAPYSYVISSGAVPPGLSLASGGALSGTPSAVGTFNFTVTSTDAHNATGSKAYSLTVQAATIAITPTSLGTLNAGTAYSQTLSATGGNGSYTWSSAGSLPPGITVSSAGVVSGTPTSSGNYSFTVTATDSLGSTGSQGYAVTVNDQAPVANNSTLTVQGGSSNNAVALNLTGGSVSQVSIVSNASNGTATATGTTILFTPAPGFSGPDSFTYNATGPGGTSNTATVSVTVTAPTISITPATLTNAQQNSAYSQTLTASGSSGSYAFSVVAGSLPAGMNLSAVGLLSGAPTAAGNSNFTVRAMSSSGFFGDQAYTLVVTSQAPVAGPLNLSVTANSSANPVTLNLSGGAATSVSVSSAPTHGTTSVSGTSISYTPTAGYSGPDSFSYIATGAGGSSSPATVSITVQAPTLVITPATPALPAATQNAAYSQSLSTSGGTAPYSFIVTSGALPAGLTLDAGGNLSGTPTVVVTSNFTVTVTDANGATGSRAYSLEVAAQSVVVPPSSESVEPGQSATVDLTRGATGGPFTSATLLSVSPPSAGTARMTGPFTMRFAPAAAFSGSAVVSFRLLAASGNSAASFVTFAVQSRPDPTKDAEVIGLLNAQSRAAERFASTQMDNFNRRLEQLHRPTCDRNSFNASVRHGRDDVSLGGLGKALRDELEGNGKGGDEDDDEKRRQERDSSRATTGECREEALAFWTDGFVNTGSNRARGAKDNSFTTYGLSAGMDYRLSPRAVVGVGFGYGNDRADIGEHDTRSEGDALGLAAYLSVNPLSEVYIDALLGYNRISFDSRRYVTADPSNGYAHGSRDADQLFASLTASYEYRQGPLSLAPYARLNSSYTTLDAFSERGGGAYALTYEEQTLRYFTSFVGVRSGYDIDTRFGVLTPRVGLAWGHNFSRNQDYRMRYADQGSDGVLYRLSPDPMDTNFMDLDTGLDLTLGRSWRLGFSYKTALGTNERNEMFRIGLDGKF
- a CDS encoding phage tail protein, producing MSEPYVGEIRLFAGNYAPVDWLACDGSILKITDYQALYSLIGITYGGDGRENFMLPDLRGRVVVGQGNGTGLTPRTLGQTFGTEMVTLAAENTPPHQHPFSVNAAPATSITPADSSNTNTRSFGIFTPVNQMRGLYNTATATTNMVTLNPAAVTTYNHTATPHNNVMASTVINYIICVNGYYPTQS